The following proteins are co-located in the Apis mellifera strain DH4 linkage group LG11, Amel_HAv3.1, whole genome shotgun sequence genome:
- the LOC409904 gene encoding uncharacterized protein LOC409904 isoform X9 codes for MIGWIRCDSCRPCWVCVAHRLGIFTVFCRSRRRSGSGLTDTHSQQQQQQQQQQQQVQENNNTSSKKGQEGLGPDEMWAPGGLGPHRELPVDVPDTLLQKAYPNKVNSRSSDFRNELLRSPPRSASDLDLSLNLKNDTLKKSPPPPPPPPPPPPPPPPPRINNLENRARIDPNSEPAVRNGQPPMLKIELKIENCLEDEEERIAKEVDRYDTTTDFNPPFKDFEDEDEEEEEDEEEEEDEGVNEEEEEGNTGATEGQKESSVDLDAEEDYPFAKEDYPTMLKTCSDDSASPRSSSGRSDSTAPLDTSLVLRHAKSRGKGSPTYDARRIDLGSPCRGPVVPEIKVAPLYQRTTTATSANNNTNTNTTTSFDNPAYGLADLQDLQGFLMRSDEVSDLTRLIDAEQCPTIPRIPRATEQDVVASLVSCPSRGKQDKLKSDASCPSIVPTSKSTVGKKQQHQQQQSSSSGGHHHHHQHHHHHHHHHHHHHRSKQKGGRGVEAEESLIRAGSSDDLAGIESGSSLSSSSRRQHQHQQQQQQQRPKKKRHQQISSGYSTLRSDASTVDLEHVDRGSFLVVGGKAYREVAVDCPPDFVPVAKRHPVYPPPNKNGNKNAASLLRHPKRDGGGGGGDGGGNNINNNNNNNNNNNNNNNKMVVNGDEGGAGIVRAKYDRSNRFQLGGKPVTDLVLDPSSNKVRRSKVKSMLFQRFLCTLVATHHPAPRCTLPHATTPRATNRSCSNRSKLTGEEGNEGEEEEEKEYDSWSVHSSPCLHETDRCTVVRFSNGKDEEGGRLSFLLASTRGRGGGGGRGSRSRETDENCRNSLRELSLAHAQNRTNSRLSLEYHGRCSKLDPEAVSLLELGGSNRGLEFAESSLISRSNSWENSVGWREEEPDRGRRRIIRTYGSRHRYYDRQRQLAEVNQTGLNGVKPAIPPRDQKRAPARPPKDNLRLSTQNNNVDITDNANAEPTQQQLHSIRKYQEQLRKRKDEEERQEILNRSLRGSKKLQALESHATSLSGQENLAYTQDEVTTVGRPTHVTTQEVEEPPRPLTYGEVVATLERLQLQLRNISGALGISGPGVEAELEAVRTLLVQSRFASALATHHILRNRLRSNKVLKHHTEDASTLARDCVDILEKWQSSSTATGVGGAETIAAVEELTGILTSYDMEALLLTHDSIISYVDGLQRKQSPSSSSPSGPPSPTSSWRGSRVVDNIKIIRIEKTNEPLGATVRNEGDAVIIGRVVRGGAADKSGLLHEGDEVLEVNGVEMRGKSVNEVCDILAGMQGSLTFLVLPAPTSHRNNLSNRREDTNQIQHIRAHFDYDPEEDPYIPCRELGVSFQKGDVLHVISQEDPNWWQAYREGEEDQTLAGLIPSKAFQHQRESMKQTIAGDKSTVRGSKKSSTLLCARKNPKKKKRNKFGANYNDDGYPHYATTAIDDYDSEEVLTYEEVALYYPRANHKRPIVLIGPPNIGRHELRQRLMHDSERFAAAIPHTSRPRKDSEVDGQDYHFISRSQFESDILCRKFVEHGEYEKAYYGTSVEAIRSVVNSGKICVLNLHPQSLKILRNSDLKPYVVFVAPPSLEKLRQKRIKNNESFKEEELKDIIEKAREMEDKYGHLFDMIIINTDTDRAYNQLLTEINSLEREPQWVPASWVQ; via the exons ATGATCGGCTGGATCCGTTGCGACTCTTGCAGACCTTGTTGGGTGTGCGTCGCGCACAGGCTAGGAATTTTCACTGTTTTTTGCAG GTCCCGAAGGCGTAGCGGCAGTGGCTTGACGGACACACACtcgcagcaacagcagcagcaacagcagcaacaacagcaaGTGCAGGAGAATAACAACACCAGCTCGAAGAAGGGGCAGGAAGGGTTGGGCCCGGATGAGATGTGGGCCCCTGGCGGGCTAGGGCCTCACCGGGAGCTACCAGTCGACGTGCCCGACACCCTTCTTCAAAAGGCCTATCCCAACAAGGTAAACAGCCGCTCGTCCGATTTCAGGAACGAGCTTCTTCGTTCTCCACCCCGTAGCGCTAGCGACCTCGACCTCTCCCTAAACCTTAAAAACGACACCCTTAAAAaatcgccgccgccgccgccgcctccgcctccgccgccgccgccgccgccgcctccACGCATCAACAACCTAGAGAACCGCGCTAGAATCGATCCGAACAGCGAACCGGCCGTCAGGAACGGTCAGCCGCCGATGCTCAAGATCGAGCTGAAGATCGAGAACTGCCtcgaggacgaggaggagagaatcGCGAAGGAGGTGGACAGGTACGATACAACTACCGATTTTAACCCTCCTTTCAAAGATttcgaggacgaggacgaggaggaggaggaggacgaggaggaggaggaggacgagggggtgaacgaggaggaagaggaggggaatACGGGGGCAACGGAAGGGCAGAAGGAGTCGAGCGTCGATCTCGACGCGGAGGAGGATTACCCGTTCGCGAAGGAGGATTATCCGACCATGTTGAAGACTTGCAGCGACGACTCGGCCAGCCCGAGAAGCTCCTCCGGCCGATCGGACAGCACCGCCCCCCTCGACACCAGCCTGGTGCTGAGACACGCGAAGTCACGTGGCAAAGGCTCGCCCACTTACGACGCAAGGCGGATAGATCTCGGCTCCCCTTGCCGGGGACCCGTCGTCCCGGAGATCAAGGTGGCGCCACTCTACCAGAGGACCACTACCGCCACCAGCGCCAATAACAACACGAACACAAACACGACCACCTCGTTCGACAACCCCGCCTACGGTTTGGCCGATCTTCAGGATCTGCAAGGATTTCTGATGAGATCGGACGAGGTGTCCGACCTGACTCGATTGATCGACGCCGAGCAATGCCCCACCATCCCAAGAATCCCGCGTGCCACCGAGCAAGACGTTGTTGCGTCTCTGGTCTCGTGTCCCTCTCGCGGCAAGCAGGATAAGTTGAAGTCGGACGCGAGTTGTCCATCGATCGTTCCGACGAGCAAATCGACCGTCGGCAAGAAGCAGCAGCACCAGCAGCAACAGTCGTCGTCGAGCGGCGGCCACCACCATCATCACCAgcaccatcaccaccaccaccaccatcaccatcatcatcatcggtCGAAGCAGAAGGGGGGGAGAGGCGTGGAAGCGGAGGAGTCGCTGATACGCGCGGGCTCGAGCGATGACCTGGCCGGCATCGAGTCGGGCAGCAGCCTCTCCTCGTCCTCGAGGCGGCAGCACCAGCaccagcagcagcaacaacagcagcggccgaagaagaagaggcaTCAACAAATCTCGAGCGGCTACTCGACCCTGAGGAGCGACGCGTCCACCGTCGATCTCGAGCACGTGGACCGTGGTAGCTTCCTGGTGGTCGGCGGCAAAGCCTATCGCGAGGTGGCCGTCGACTGCCCCCCCGACTTCGTCCCCGTCGCCAAACGCCACCCCGTCTATCCCCCGCCGAACAAGAACGGGAACAAGAACGCCGCGTCGCTGTTACGACACCCGAAACGcgacggtggtggtggtggtggtgatggtggtggtaataatattaataataataataacaacaacaacaacaacaacaataataataataagatggTAGTGAACGGGGACGAAGGGGGGGCGGGTATCGTGCGCGCGAAGTACGATCGTAGTAATAGGTTTCAACTTGGTGGCAAGCCTGTTACGGATCTCGTACTCGACCCCTCCTCGAACAAGGTAAGAAGGTCCAAAGTGAAGAGTATGCTTTTCCAACGCTTCCTTTGCACTCTCGTCGCCACGCATCACCCCGCGCCACGCTGCACGCTTCCGCACGCAACCACGCCTCGCGCCACTAATCGCTCTTGCTCTAACCGTTCGAAATTGACGGGCGAGGAGGGGAATgagggggaagaggaggaggagaaggaatacGATTCGTGGTCGGTCCACTCCTCTCCCTGCCTCCACGAAACCGACCGTTGCACCGTTGTCCGTTTTTCGAACGGCAAGGatgaggagggggggaggctctccttccttctcgcCTCGActcgaggaagaggaggaggaggaggaagaggaagtaGAAGTCGAGAAACGGACGAGAATTGTCGCAACTCGTTGCGCGAGTTGTCTCTCGCGCATGCGCAAAACAGGACCAACTCGAGGCTGTCGCTCGAGTACCACGGCCGTTGTTCCAAGCTCGATCCCGAGGCGGTCTCCTTGCTCGAGCTTGGCGGATCGAATCGCGGGCTCGAATTCGCCGAGTCGAGTTTGATCTCGCGGTCGAACTCGTGGGAAAACTCGGTGGGATGGAGAGAAGAGGAGCCGGATCGGGGGAGAAGGAGGATAATACGTACGTACGGCTCGCGCCATCGCTACTACGATCGTCAACGACAGCTTGCCGAGGTAAATCAG ACCGGTCTGAACGGGGTGAAACCTGCCATCCCCCCGAGAGATCAAAAGAGGGCACCTGCCAGACCGCCGAAAGATAACCTACGTTTGTCCACGCAGAACAATAACGTGGACATCACCGATAACGCGAATGCCGAGCCTACGCAACAACAACTGCATTCCATCAGAAAATACCAG GAGCAGCTACGCAAACGAAAAGATGAGGAGGAGAGGCAGGAGATACTCAATCGATCGTTACGCGGATCGAAAAAGCTGCAAGCTCTGGAGAGCCACGCGACCAGCCTCTCGGGCCAAGAAAATCTCGCATACACGCAGGACGAGGTGACCACCGTCGGCCGTCCAACGCACGTCACCACGCAAGAAGTAGAGGAGCCTCCCAGGCCCCTCA CATACGGAGAGGTCGTCGCGACGTTGGAGAGGCTACAGCTTCAGTTGCGCAATATTTCCGGTGCTCTAGGCATTTCGGGGCCGGGTGTCGAAGCCGAACTCGAAGCGGTGCGAACTCTTCTGGTGCAAAGTCGATTCGCATCTGCGCTCGCCACCCACCACATCCTCAGAAATCGTTTAAGATCGAACAAAGTTTTGAAACATCACACCGAGGACGCCTCCACTTTAGCACGAGAC TGTGTGGACATTCTGGAGAAATGGCAGTCCTCGTCGACAGCAACAGGTGTCGGTGGAGCGGAAACGATCGCCGCCGTCGAGGAACTGACAGGAATTCTGACGAGCTACGACATGGAGGCCCTCCTCCTCACCCACGACTCCATCATCTCGTACGTGGATGGACTGCAGAGGAAACAGAGCCCCTCGTCCTCGTCGCCGAGCGGTCCACCGAGCCCGACCTCCAGCTGGAGAGGCTCCCGGGTCGTGGACAACATTAAGATTATCAGAATCGAGAAAACCAACGAGCCTCTCGGCGCTACGGTCAGGAACGAGGGTGATGCGGTTATAATAG GGCGTGTCGTGCGAGGAGGCGCGGCCGACAAGTCTGGACTTTTGCACGAGGGGGACGAGGTTCTCGAGGTGAATGGCGTGGAAATGCGTGGCAAAAGCGTAAACGAAGTGTGCGATATTCTGGCTGGTATGCAGGGCAGTCTAACCTTTCTCGTGCTCCCGGCGCCCACGAGTCACAGGAACAATTTGTCGAATAGAAGGGAAGATACGAATCAG ATACAACACATACGGGCCCACTTCGATTACGATCCCGAGGAAGATCCTTATATACCGTGCCGGGAATTGGGTGTCAGTTTTCAGAAGGGTGACGTGTTGCACGTGATCTCTCAAGAGGATCCTAATTGGTGGCAAGCGTATCGGGAGGGTGAAGAGGATCAAACACTGGCTGGTTTGATACCAAGCAAAGCCTTCCAGCATCA GCGAGAATCGATGAAGCAAACTATCGCCGGTGATAAATCGACCGTGCGCGGTTCCAAGAAATCTAGCACGTTGTTGTGCGCTAGAAAGAatccaaagaagaagaaacggaaCAAGTTTGGGGCGAACTACAACGACGACGGGTATCCGCATTACGCAACGACTGCCATCGACG ATTACGACAGCGAGGAGGTACTTACTTACGAGGAAGTGGCGTTGTACTATCCTAGAGCGAATCACAAAAGACCGATAGTGCTGATAGGGCCACCAAATATCGGGCGACACGAGCTGAGACAGAGGCTGATGCACGACAGCGAGCGTTTCGCTGCTGCTATTCCTC ACACGAGTCGTCCAAGAAAGGACTCGGAAGTGGACGGACAGGACTACCATTTCATCTCTCGTTCTCAATTCGAATCCGATATACTTTGTCGAAAGTTCGTCGAGCACGGAGAATACGAGAAAGCCTATTACGGCACCTCCGTCGAAGCTATACGATCCGTAGTAAACTCTGGTAAAATTTGTGTTCTTAATCTGCATCCGCAGAGCTTGAAGATATTGAGAAATTCGGACTTGAAACCGTACGTGGTATTCGTCGCCCCGCCAAGTTTGGAGAAACTTCGCCAGAAGAGGATCAAGAATAACGAGAGTTTCAAGGAGGAGGAGTTGAAGGATATTATAGAGAAGGCGCGGGAAATGGAGGATAAATACGGGCATCTGTTCGACATGATCATCATAAACACGGATACGGATAGAGCGTACAATCAGTTGCTGACGGAGATCAACTCGTTGGAGAGGGAGCCTCAATGGGTGCCTGCTTCTTGGGTTcagtaa
- the LOC409904 gene encoding uncharacterized protein LOC409904 isoform X8: MESSSFPVDAVRSEASERNRRARWDGFSEFLRRRRRPKRVRVLKRRNAIRSRRRSGSGLTDTHSQQQQQQQQQQQQVQENNNTSSKKGQEGLGPDEMWAPGGLGPHRELPVDVPDTLLQKAYPNKVNSRSSDFRNELLRSPPRSASDLDLSLNLKNDTLKKSPPPPPPPPPPPPPPPPPRINNLENRARIDPNSEPAVRNGQPPMLKIELKIENCLEDEEERIAKEVDRYDTTTDFNPPFKDFEDEDEEEEEDEEEEEDEGVNEEEEEGNTGATEGQKESSVDLDAEEDYPFAKEDYPTMLKTCSDDSASPRSSSGRSDSTAPLDTSLVLRHAKSRGKGSPTYDARRIDLGSPCRGPVVPEIKVAPLYQRTTTATSANNNTNTNTTTSFDNPAYGLADLQDLQGFLMRSDEVSDLTRLIDAEQCPTIPRIPRATEQDVVASLVSCPSRGKQDKLKSDASCPSIVPTSKSTVGKKQQHQQQQSSSSGGHHHHHQHHHHHHHHHHHHHRSKQKGGRGVEAEESLIRAGSSDDLAGIESGSSLSSSSRRQHQHQQQQQQQRPKKKRHQQISSGYSTLRSDASTVDLEHVDRGSFLVVGGKAYREVAVDCPPDFVPVAKRHPVYPPPNKNGNKNAASLLRHPKRDGGGGGGDGGGNNINNNNNNNNNNNNNNNKMVVNGDEGGAGIVRAKYDRSNRFQLGGKPVTDLVLDPSSNKVRRSKVKSMLFQRFLCTLVATHHPAPRCTLPHATTPRATNRSCSNRSKLTGEEGNEGEEEEEKEYDSWSVHSSPCLHETDRCTVVRFSNGKDEEGGRLSFLLASTRGRGGGGGRGSRSRETDENCRNSLRELSLAHAQNRTNSRLSLEYHGRCSKLDPEAVSLLELGGSNRGLEFAESSLISRSNSWENSVGWREEEPDRGRRRIIRTYGSRHRYYDRQRQLAEVNQTGLNGVKPAIPPRDQKRAPARPPKDNLRLSTQNNNVDITDNANAEPTQQQLHSIRKYQEQLRKRKDEEERQEILNRSLRGSKKLQALESHATSLSGQENLAYTQDEVTTVGRPTHVTTQEVEEPPRPLTYGEVVATLERLQLQLRNISGALGISGPGVEAELEAVRTLLVQSRFASALATHHILRNRLRSNKVLKHHTEDASTLARDCVDILEKWQSSSTATGVGGAETIAAVEELTGILTSYDMEALLLTHDSIISYVDGLQRKQSPSSSSPSGPPSPTSSWRGSRVVDNIKIIRIEKTNEPLGATVRNEGDAVIIGRVVRGGAADKSGLLHEGDEVLEVNGVEMRGKSVNEVCDILAGMQGSLTFLVLPAPTSHRNNLSNRREDTNQIQHIRAHFDYDPEEDPYIPCRELGVSFQKGDVLHVISQEDPNWWQAYREGEEDQTLAGLIPSKAFQHQRESMKQTIAGDKSTVRGSKKSSTLLCARKNPKKKKRNKFGANYNDDGYPHYATTAIDDYDSEEVLTYEEVALYYPRANHKRPIVLIGPPNIGRHELRQRLMHDSERFAAAIPHTSRPRKDSEVDGQDYHFISRSQFESDILCRKFVEHGEYEKAYYGTSVEAIRSVVNSGKICVLNLHPQSLKILRNSDLKPYVVFVAPPSLEKLRQKRIKNNESFKEEELKDIIEKAREMEDKYGHLFDMIIINTDTDRAYNQLLTEINSLEREPQWVPASWVQ; the protein is encoded by the exons ATGGAGTCGTCTAGCTTTCCAGTAGACGCTGTTAGATCGGAAGCGTCGGAGCGGAATCGTAGAGCAAGATGGGACGGTTTTAGCGAATTccttagaagaagaagacgaccGAAGAGAGTTCGAGTGCTGAAGAGGCGCAACGCGATTAG GTCCCGAAGGCGTAGCGGCAGTGGCTTGACGGACACACACtcgcagcaacagcagcagcaacagcagcaacaacagcaaGTGCAGGAGAATAACAACACCAGCTCGAAGAAGGGGCAGGAAGGGTTGGGCCCGGATGAGATGTGGGCCCCTGGCGGGCTAGGGCCTCACCGGGAGCTACCAGTCGACGTGCCCGACACCCTTCTTCAAAAGGCCTATCCCAACAAGGTAAACAGCCGCTCGTCCGATTTCAGGAACGAGCTTCTTCGTTCTCCACCCCGTAGCGCTAGCGACCTCGACCTCTCCCTAAACCTTAAAAACGACACCCTTAAAAaatcgccgccgccgccgccgcctccgcctccgccgccgccgccgccgccgcctccACGCATCAACAACCTAGAGAACCGCGCTAGAATCGATCCGAACAGCGAACCGGCCGTCAGGAACGGTCAGCCGCCGATGCTCAAGATCGAGCTGAAGATCGAGAACTGCCtcgaggacgaggaggagagaatcGCGAAGGAGGTGGACAGGTACGATACAACTACCGATTTTAACCCTCCTTTCAAAGATttcgaggacgaggacgaggaggaggaggaggacgaggaggaggaggaggacgagggggtgaacgaggaggaagaggaggggaatACGGGGGCAACGGAAGGGCAGAAGGAGTCGAGCGTCGATCTCGACGCGGAGGAGGATTACCCGTTCGCGAAGGAGGATTATCCGACCATGTTGAAGACTTGCAGCGACGACTCGGCCAGCCCGAGAAGCTCCTCCGGCCGATCGGACAGCACCGCCCCCCTCGACACCAGCCTGGTGCTGAGACACGCGAAGTCACGTGGCAAAGGCTCGCCCACTTACGACGCAAGGCGGATAGATCTCGGCTCCCCTTGCCGGGGACCCGTCGTCCCGGAGATCAAGGTGGCGCCACTCTACCAGAGGACCACTACCGCCACCAGCGCCAATAACAACACGAACACAAACACGACCACCTCGTTCGACAACCCCGCCTACGGTTTGGCCGATCTTCAGGATCTGCAAGGATTTCTGATGAGATCGGACGAGGTGTCCGACCTGACTCGATTGATCGACGCCGAGCAATGCCCCACCATCCCAAGAATCCCGCGTGCCACCGAGCAAGACGTTGTTGCGTCTCTGGTCTCGTGTCCCTCTCGCGGCAAGCAGGATAAGTTGAAGTCGGACGCGAGTTGTCCATCGATCGTTCCGACGAGCAAATCGACCGTCGGCAAGAAGCAGCAGCACCAGCAGCAACAGTCGTCGTCGAGCGGCGGCCACCACCATCATCACCAgcaccatcaccaccaccaccaccatcaccatcatcatcatcggtCGAAGCAGAAGGGGGGGAGAGGCGTGGAAGCGGAGGAGTCGCTGATACGCGCGGGCTCGAGCGATGACCTGGCCGGCATCGAGTCGGGCAGCAGCCTCTCCTCGTCCTCGAGGCGGCAGCACCAGCaccagcagcagcaacaacagcagcggccgaagaagaagaggcaTCAACAAATCTCGAGCGGCTACTCGACCCTGAGGAGCGACGCGTCCACCGTCGATCTCGAGCACGTGGACCGTGGTAGCTTCCTGGTGGTCGGCGGCAAAGCCTATCGCGAGGTGGCCGTCGACTGCCCCCCCGACTTCGTCCCCGTCGCCAAACGCCACCCCGTCTATCCCCCGCCGAACAAGAACGGGAACAAGAACGCCGCGTCGCTGTTACGACACCCGAAACGcgacggtggtggtggtggtggtgatggtggtggtaataatattaataataataataacaacaacaacaacaacaacaataataataataagatggTAGTGAACGGGGACGAAGGGGGGGCGGGTATCGTGCGCGCGAAGTACGATCGTAGTAATAGGTTTCAACTTGGTGGCAAGCCTGTTACGGATCTCGTACTCGACCCCTCCTCGAACAAGGTAAGAAGGTCCAAAGTGAAGAGTATGCTTTTCCAACGCTTCCTTTGCACTCTCGTCGCCACGCATCACCCCGCGCCACGCTGCACGCTTCCGCACGCAACCACGCCTCGCGCCACTAATCGCTCTTGCTCTAACCGTTCGAAATTGACGGGCGAGGAGGGGAATgagggggaagaggaggaggagaaggaatacGATTCGTGGTCGGTCCACTCCTCTCCCTGCCTCCACGAAACCGACCGTTGCACCGTTGTCCGTTTTTCGAACGGCAAGGatgaggagggggggaggctctccttccttctcgcCTCGActcgaggaagaggaggaggaggaggaagaggaagtaGAAGTCGAGAAACGGACGAGAATTGTCGCAACTCGTTGCGCGAGTTGTCTCTCGCGCATGCGCAAAACAGGACCAACTCGAGGCTGTCGCTCGAGTACCACGGCCGTTGTTCCAAGCTCGATCCCGAGGCGGTCTCCTTGCTCGAGCTTGGCGGATCGAATCGCGGGCTCGAATTCGCCGAGTCGAGTTTGATCTCGCGGTCGAACTCGTGGGAAAACTCGGTGGGATGGAGAGAAGAGGAGCCGGATCGGGGGAGAAGGAGGATAATACGTACGTACGGCTCGCGCCATCGCTACTACGATCGTCAACGACAGCTTGCCGAGGTAAATCAG ACCGGTCTGAACGGGGTGAAACCTGCCATCCCCCCGAGAGATCAAAAGAGGGCACCTGCCAGACCGCCGAAAGATAACCTACGTTTGTCCACGCAGAACAATAACGTGGACATCACCGATAACGCGAATGCCGAGCCTACGCAACAACAACTGCATTCCATCAGAAAATACCAG GAGCAGCTACGCAAACGAAAAGATGAGGAGGAGAGGCAGGAGATACTCAATCGATCGTTACGCGGATCGAAAAAGCTGCAAGCTCTGGAGAGCCACGCGACCAGCCTCTCGGGCCAAGAAAATCTCGCATACACGCAGGACGAGGTGACCACCGTCGGCCGTCCAACGCACGTCACCACGCAAGAAGTAGAGGAGCCTCCCAGGCCCCTCA CATACGGAGAGGTCGTCGCGACGTTGGAGAGGCTACAGCTTCAGTTGCGCAATATTTCCGGTGCTCTAGGCATTTCGGGGCCGGGTGTCGAAGCCGAACTCGAAGCGGTGCGAACTCTTCTGGTGCAAAGTCGATTCGCATCTGCGCTCGCCACCCACCACATCCTCAGAAATCGTTTAAGATCGAACAAAGTTTTGAAACATCACACCGAGGACGCCTCCACTTTAGCACGAGAC TGTGTGGACATTCTGGAGAAATGGCAGTCCTCGTCGACAGCAACAGGTGTCGGTGGAGCGGAAACGATCGCCGCCGTCGAGGAACTGACAGGAATTCTGACGAGCTACGACATGGAGGCCCTCCTCCTCACCCACGACTCCATCATCTCGTACGTGGATGGACTGCAGAGGAAACAGAGCCCCTCGTCCTCGTCGCCGAGCGGTCCACCGAGCCCGACCTCCAGCTGGAGAGGCTCCCGGGTCGTGGACAACATTAAGATTATCAGAATCGAGAAAACCAACGAGCCTCTCGGCGCTACGGTCAGGAACGAGGGTGATGCGGTTATAATAG GGCGTGTCGTGCGAGGAGGCGCGGCCGACAAGTCTGGACTTTTGCACGAGGGGGACGAGGTTCTCGAGGTGAATGGCGTGGAAATGCGTGGCAAAAGCGTAAACGAAGTGTGCGATATTCTGGCTGGTATGCAGGGCAGTCTAACCTTTCTCGTGCTCCCGGCGCCCACGAGTCACAGGAACAATTTGTCGAATAGAAGGGAAGATACGAATCAG ATACAACACATACGGGCCCACTTCGATTACGATCCCGAGGAAGATCCTTATATACCGTGCCGGGAATTGGGTGTCAGTTTTCAGAAGGGTGACGTGTTGCACGTGATCTCTCAAGAGGATCCTAATTGGTGGCAAGCGTATCGGGAGGGTGAAGAGGATCAAACACTGGCTGGTTTGATACCAAGCAAAGCCTTCCAGCATCA GCGAGAATCGATGAAGCAAACTATCGCCGGTGATAAATCGACCGTGCGCGGTTCCAAGAAATCTAGCACGTTGTTGTGCGCTAGAAAGAatccaaagaagaagaaacggaaCAAGTTTGGGGCGAACTACAACGACGACGGGTATCCGCATTACGCAACGACTGCCATCGACG ATTACGACAGCGAGGAGGTACTTACTTACGAGGAAGTGGCGTTGTACTATCCTAGAGCGAATCACAAAAGACCGATAGTGCTGATAGGGCCACCAAATATCGGGCGACACGAGCTGAGACAGAGGCTGATGCACGACAGCGAGCGTTTCGCTGCTGCTATTCCTC ACACGAGTCGTCCAAGAAAGGACTCGGAAGTGGACGGACAGGACTACCATTTCATCTCTCGTTCTCAATTCGAATCCGATATACTTTGTCGAAAGTTCGTCGAGCACGGAGAATACGAGAAAGCCTATTACGGCACCTCCGTCGAAGCTATACGATCCGTAGTAAACTCTGGTAAAATTTGTGTTCTTAATCTGCATCCGCAGAGCTTGAAGATATTGAGAAATTCGGACTTGAAACCGTACGTGGTATTCGTCGCCCCGCCAAGTTTGGAGAAACTTCGCCAGAAGAGGATCAAGAATAACGAGAGTTTCAAGGAGGAGGAGTTGAAGGATATTATAGAGAAGGCGCGGGAAATGGAGGATAAATACGGGCATCTGTTCGACATGATCATCATAAACACGGATACGGATAGAGCGTACAATCAGTTGCTGACGGAGATCAACTCGTTGGAGAGGGAGCCTCAATGGGTGCCTGCTTCTTGGGTTcagtaa